A genomic stretch from Mastacembelus armatus chromosome 7, fMasArm1.2, whole genome shotgun sequence includes:
- the stk38a gene encoding serine/threonine-protein kinase 38 isoform X2, whose protein sequence is MAMTGQSSCSSMSNHTKERVTMAKVTLENFYSNLIAQHEEREMRQQKLEKVMDQEGLADEEKRIRRSQHARKETEFLRLKRTRLGLDDFESLKVIGRGAFGEVRLVQKKDTGHVYAMKILRKADMLEKEQVGHIRAERDILVEADSLWVVKMFYSFQDKMNLYLIMEFLPGGDMMTLLMKKDTLTEEATQFYIAETVLAIDSIHQLGFIHRDIKPDNLLLDSRGHVKLSDFGLCTGLKRAHRTEFYKNLNHSLPSDLTFQNMNSKRKAETWKRNRRQLAFSTVGTPDYIAPEVFMQNGYNKLCDWWSLGVIMYEMLIGYPPFCSETPQETYRKVMNWRETLTFPPEVPISEKAKDLILRFCCEEEHRIGAAGVEEIKSNPFFEGVDYDHIRERPAAIPIEIKSIDDTSNFDEFPDSDILTPTGTPAISAQVSNQTEVDLKNKDWVFINYTYKRFEGLTARGAIPSYMKSGKR, encoded by the exons ATGGCAATGACCGGCCAGAGCTCGTGCTCCTCCATGAGTAACCACACTAAGGAGCGGGTCACCATGGCCAAAGTGACCCTGGAGAACTTCTACAGTAACCTCATCGCCCAGCACGAAGAGCGAGAGATGAG GCAGCAGAAGCTGGAGAAAGTGATGGATCAGGAGGGCTTGGCTGATGAAGAG AAACGAATCCGACGTTCTCAGCATGCaaggaaagagacagagtttCTGCGTCTGAAACGCACTCGACTGGGGCTGGATGACTTTGAGTCCCTGAAGGTGATTGGTCGAGGAGCTTTTGGAGAG GTCCGTCTGGTGCAGAAAAAAGACACGGGTCACGTGTATGCCATGAAGATTCTCCGCAAAGCCGACATGCTGGAGAAAGAACAG gttgGTCACATCCGTGCTGAGCGGGACATCCTGGTAGAGGCAGACAGCCTGTGGGTGGTCAAAATGTTCTATAGCTTCCAGGATAAGATGAACCTCTACCTCATCATGGAGTTCCTGCCTGGAG GAGACATGATGACCCTGCTGATGAAGAAGGACACGCTGACAGAAGAGGCAACTCAGTTCTACATAGCAGAGACGGTGCTGGCCATCGACTCCATCCACCAGCTGGGCTTCATCCACAGAGACATCAAACCAGACAACCTGCTGCTGGACTCGAGG ggTCACGTGAAGCTGTCTGACTTTGGCCTGTGCACGGGGCTGAAGAGGGCTCATCGTACAGAGTTCTACAAGAACCTGAACCACAGCCTGCCCAGTGATCTCA CATTCCAGAACATGAACTCCAAGAGGAAAGCAGAAACCTGGAAAAGGAACCGTAGGCAGCTG GCTTTCTCCACAGTGGGAACTCCAGACTATATCGCTCCAGAGGTGTTTATGCAGAACGGCTACAACAAGCTCTGTGACTGGTGGAGTCTTGGTGTCATCATGTATGAGATGCTTATAG GTTACCCACCGTTCTGCTCAGAGACGCCTCAGGAGACGTACAGGAAAGTGATGAACTGGAGAGAAACGCTCACCTTTCCACCAGAGGTGCCTATATCGGAGAAGGCCAAAGACCTCATCCTCAG GTTCTGCTGTGAGGAGGAGCACAGGATTGGTGCTGCAGGCGTGGAGGAGATCAAGTCCAATCCGTTCTTTGAGGGGGTGGACTACGACCATATCAG AGAGAGACCTGCTGCCATTCCCATAGAGATCAAAAGCATTGACGACACCTCAAACTTTGATGAGTTCCCTGATTCAGATATCCTCACCCCAACAGGTACCCCGGCTATTTCAG CCCAAGTGTCCAACCAGACTGAAGTTGACCTGAAGAACAAGGACTGGGTCTTCATCAACTACACCTACAAACGCTTCGAAGGCCTGACCGCTCGAGGAGCTATACCGTCCTACATGAAGTCTGGGAAGAGATGA
- the stk38a gene encoding serine/threonine-protein kinase 38 isoform X4 produces MAMTGQSSCSSMSNHTKERVTMAKVTLENFYSNLIAQHEEREMRQQKLEKVMDQEGLADEEKRIRRSQHARKETEFLRLKRTRLGLDDFESLKVIGRGAFGEVRLVQKKDTGHVYAMKILRKADMLEKEQVGHIRAERDILVEADSLWVVKMFYSFQDKMNLYLIMEFLPGGDMMTLLMKKDTLTEEATQFYIAETVLAIDSIHQLGFIHRDIKPDNLLLDSRGHVKLSDFGLCTGLKRAHRTEFYKNLNHSLPSDLTFQNMNSKRKAETWKRNRRQLAFSTVGTPDYIAPEVFMQNGYNKLCDWWSLGVIMYEMLIGYPPFCSETPQETYRKVMNWRETLTFPPEVPISEKAKDLILRFCCEEEHRIGAAGVEEIKSNPFFEGVDYDHIRERPAAIPIEIKSIDDTSNFDEFPDSDILTPTAQVSNQTEVDLKNKDWVFINYTYKRFEGLTARGAIPSYMKSGKR; encoded by the exons ATGGCAATGACCGGCCAGAGCTCGTGCTCCTCCATGAGTAACCACACTAAGGAGCGGGTCACCATGGCCAAAGTGACCCTGGAGAACTTCTACAGTAACCTCATCGCCCAGCACGAAGAGCGAGAGATGAG GCAGCAGAAGCTGGAGAAAGTGATGGATCAGGAGGGCTTGGCTGATGAAGAG AAACGAATCCGACGTTCTCAGCATGCaaggaaagagacagagtttCTGCGTCTGAAACGCACTCGACTGGGGCTGGATGACTTTGAGTCCCTGAAGGTGATTGGTCGAGGAGCTTTTGGAGAG GTCCGTCTGGTGCAGAAAAAAGACACGGGTCACGTGTATGCCATGAAGATTCTCCGCAAAGCCGACATGCTGGAGAAAGAACAG gttgGTCACATCCGTGCTGAGCGGGACATCCTGGTAGAGGCAGACAGCCTGTGGGTGGTCAAAATGTTCTATAGCTTCCAGGATAAGATGAACCTCTACCTCATCATGGAGTTCCTGCCTGGAG GAGACATGATGACCCTGCTGATGAAGAAGGACACGCTGACAGAAGAGGCAACTCAGTTCTACATAGCAGAGACGGTGCTGGCCATCGACTCCATCCACCAGCTGGGCTTCATCCACAGAGACATCAAACCAGACAACCTGCTGCTGGACTCGAGG ggTCACGTGAAGCTGTCTGACTTTGGCCTGTGCACGGGGCTGAAGAGGGCTCATCGTACAGAGTTCTACAAGAACCTGAACCACAGCCTGCCCAGTGATCTCA CATTCCAGAACATGAACTCCAAGAGGAAAGCAGAAACCTGGAAAAGGAACCGTAGGCAGCTG GCTTTCTCCACAGTGGGAACTCCAGACTATATCGCTCCAGAGGTGTTTATGCAGAACGGCTACAACAAGCTCTGTGACTGGTGGAGTCTTGGTGTCATCATGTATGAGATGCTTATAG GTTACCCACCGTTCTGCTCAGAGACGCCTCAGGAGACGTACAGGAAAGTGATGAACTGGAGAGAAACGCTCACCTTTCCACCAGAGGTGCCTATATCGGAGAAGGCCAAAGACCTCATCCTCAG GTTCTGCTGTGAGGAGGAGCACAGGATTGGTGCTGCAGGCGTGGAGGAGATCAAGTCCAATCCGTTCTTTGAGGGGGTGGACTACGACCATATCAG AGAGAGACCTGCTGCCATTCCCATAGAGATCAAAAGCATTGACGACACCTCAAACTTTGATGAGTTCCCTGATTCAGATATCCTCACCCCAACAG CCCAAGTGTCCAACCAGACTGAAGTTGACCTGAAGAACAAGGACTGGGTCTTCATCAACTACACCTACAAACGCTTCGAAGGCCTGACCGCTCGAGGAGCTATACCGTCCTACATGAAGTCTGGGAAGAGATGA
- the stk38a gene encoding serine/threonine-protein kinase 38 isoform X3 translates to MAMTGQSSCSSMSNHTKERVTMAKVTLENFYSNLIAQHEEREMRQQKLEKVMDQEGLADEEKRIRRSQHARKETEFLRLKRTRLGLDDFESLKVIGRGAFGEVRLVQKKDTGHVYAMKILRKADMLEKEQVGHIRAERDILVEADSLWVVKMFYSFQDKMNLYLIMEFLPGGDMMTLLMKKDTLTEEATQFYIAETVLAIDSIHQLGFIHRDIKPDNLLLDSRGHVKLSDFGLCTGLKRAHRTEFYKNLNHSLPSDLSKQTFQNMNSKRKAETWKRNRRQLAFSTVGTPDYIAPEVFMQNGYNKLCDWWSLGVIMYEMLIGYPPFCSETPQETYRKVMNWRETLTFPPEVPISEKAKDLILRFCCEEEHRIGAAGVEEIKSNPFFEGVDYDHIRERPAAIPIEIKSIDDTSNFDEFPDSDILTPTAQVSNQTEVDLKNKDWVFINYTYKRFEGLTARGAIPSYMKSGKR, encoded by the exons ATGGCAATGACCGGCCAGAGCTCGTGCTCCTCCATGAGTAACCACACTAAGGAGCGGGTCACCATGGCCAAAGTGACCCTGGAGAACTTCTACAGTAACCTCATCGCCCAGCACGAAGAGCGAGAGATGAG GCAGCAGAAGCTGGAGAAAGTGATGGATCAGGAGGGCTTGGCTGATGAAGAG AAACGAATCCGACGTTCTCAGCATGCaaggaaagagacagagtttCTGCGTCTGAAACGCACTCGACTGGGGCTGGATGACTTTGAGTCCCTGAAGGTGATTGGTCGAGGAGCTTTTGGAGAG GTCCGTCTGGTGCAGAAAAAAGACACGGGTCACGTGTATGCCATGAAGATTCTCCGCAAAGCCGACATGCTGGAGAAAGAACAG gttgGTCACATCCGTGCTGAGCGGGACATCCTGGTAGAGGCAGACAGCCTGTGGGTGGTCAAAATGTTCTATAGCTTCCAGGATAAGATGAACCTCTACCTCATCATGGAGTTCCTGCCTGGAG GAGACATGATGACCCTGCTGATGAAGAAGGACACGCTGACAGAAGAGGCAACTCAGTTCTACATAGCAGAGACGGTGCTGGCCATCGACTCCATCCACCAGCTGGGCTTCATCCACAGAGACATCAAACCAGACAACCTGCTGCTGGACTCGAGG ggTCACGTGAAGCTGTCTGACTTTGGCCTGTGCACGGGGCTGAAGAGGGCTCATCGTACAGAGTTCTACAAGAACCTGAACCACAGCCTGCCCAGTGATCTCAGTAAGCAAA CATTCCAGAACATGAACTCCAAGAGGAAAGCAGAAACCTGGAAAAGGAACCGTAGGCAGCTG GCTTTCTCCACAGTGGGAACTCCAGACTATATCGCTCCAGAGGTGTTTATGCAGAACGGCTACAACAAGCTCTGTGACTGGTGGAGTCTTGGTGTCATCATGTATGAGATGCTTATAG GTTACCCACCGTTCTGCTCAGAGACGCCTCAGGAGACGTACAGGAAAGTGATGAACTGGAGAGAAACGCTCACCTTTCCACCAGAGGTGCCTATATCGGAGAAGGCCAAAGACCTCATCCTCAG GTTCTGCTGTGAGGAGGAGCACAGGATTGGTGCTGCAGGCGTGGAGGAGATCAAGTCCAATCCGTTCTTTGAGGGGGTGGACTACGACCATATCAG AGAGAGACCTGCTGCCATTCCCATAGAGATCAAAAGCATTGACGACACCTCAAACTTTGATGAGTTCCCTGATTCAGATATCCTCACCCCAACAG CCCAAGTGTCCAACCAGACTGAAGTTGACCTGAAGAACAAGGACTGGGTCTTCATCAACTACACCTACAAACGCTTCGAAGGCCTGACCGCTCGAGGAGCTATACCGTCCTACATGAAGTCTGGGAAGAGATGA
- the stk38a gene encoding serine/threonine-protein kinase 38 isoform X1, whose product MAMTGQSSCSSMSNHTKERVTMAKVTLENFYSNLIAQHEEREMRQQKLEKVMDQEGLADEEKRIRRSQHARKETEFLRLKRTRLGLDDFESLKVIGRGAFGEVRLVQKKDTGHVYAMKILRKADMLEKEQVGHIRAERDILVEADSLWVVKMFYSFQDKMNLYLIMEFLPGGDMMTLLMKKDTLTEEATQFYIAETVLAIDSIHQLGFIHRDIKPDNLLLDSRGHVKLSDFGLCTGLKRAHRTEFYKNLNHSLPSDLSKQTFQNMNSKRKAETWKRNRRQLAFSTVGTPDYIAPEVFMQNGYNKLCDWWSLGVIMYEMLIGYPPFCSETPQETYRKVMNWRETLTFPPEVPISEKAKDLILRFCCEEEHRIGAAGVEEIKSNPFFEGVDYDHIRERPAAIPIEIKSIDDTSNFDEFPDSDILTPTGTPAISAQVSNQTEVDLKNKDWVFINYTYKRFEGLTARGAIPSYMKSGKR is encoded by the exons ATGGCAATGACCGGCCAGAGCTCGTGCTCCTCCATGAGTAACCACACTAAGGAGCGGGTCACCATGGCCAAAGTGACCCTGGAGAACTTCTACAGTAACCTCATCGCCCAGCACGAAGAGCGAGAGATGAG GCAGCAGAAGCTGGAGAAAGTGATGGATCAGGAGGGCTTGGCTGATGAAGAG AAACGAATCCGACGTTCTCAGCATGCaaggaaagagacagagtttCTGCGTCTGAAACGCACTCGACTGGGGCTGGATGACTTTGAGTCCCTGAAGGTGATTGGTCGAGGAGCTTTTGGAGAG GTCCGTCTGGTGCAGAAAAAAGACACGGGTCACGTGTATGCCATGAAGATTCTCCGCAAAGCCGACATGCTGGAGAAAGAACAG gttgGTCACATCCGTGCTGAGCGGGACATCCTGGTAGAGGCAGACAGCCTGTGGGTGGTCAAAATGTTCTATAGCTTCCAGGATAAGATGAACCTCTACCTCATCATGGAGTTCCTGCCTGGAG GAGACATGATGACCCTGCTGATGAAGAAGGACACGCTGACAGAAGAGGCAACTCAGTTCTACATAGCAGAGACGGTGCTGGCCATCGACTCCATCCACCAGCTGGGCTTCATCCACAGAGACATCAAACCAGACAACCTGCTGCTGGACTCGAGG ggTCACGTGAAGCTGTCTGACTTTGGCCTGTGCACGGGGCTGAAGAGGGCTCATCGTACAGAGTTCTACAAGAACCTGAACCACAGCCTGCCCAGTGATCTCAGTAAGCAAA CATTCCAGAACATGAACTCCAAGAGGAAAGCAGAAACCTGGAAAAGGAACCGTAGGCAGCTG GCTTTCTCCACAGTGGGAACTCCAGACTATATCGCTCCAGAGGTGTTTATGCAGAACGGCTACAACAAGCTCTGTGACTGGTGGAGTCTTGGTGTCATCATGTATGAGATGCTTATAG GTTACCCACCGTTCTGCTCAGAGACGCCTCAGGAGACGTACAGGAAAGTGATGAACTGGAGAGAAACGCTCACCTTTCCACCAGAGGTGCCTATATCGGAGAAGGCCAAAGACCTCATCCTCAG GTTCTGCTGTGAGGAGGAGCACAGGATTGGTGCTGCAGGCGTGGAGGAGATCAAGTCCAATCCGTTCTTTGAGGGGGTGGACTACGACCATATCAG AGAGAGACCTGCTGCCATTCCCATAGAGATCAAAAGCATTGACGACACCTCAAACTTTGATGAGTTCCCTGATTCAGATATCCTCACCCCAACAGGTACCCCGGCTATTTCAG CCCAAGTGTCCAACCAGACTGAAGTTGACCTGAAGAACAAGGACTGGGTCTTCATCAACTACACCTACAAACGCTTCGAAGGCCTGACCGCTCGAGGAGCTATACCGTCCTACATGAAGTCTGGGAAGAGATGA